A segment of the Geoglobus ahangari genome:
GAGCGTGGCCAACACGTTCTCCGTTGTGAGGGAGCATGCTCCCAGTGCATTCATCTACGCCAACATAGGCCTGCCGCAGATCATAGAAAAGGGCGTTGAGTACGCGGAGAAGGCAGTAGAGATGATTGACGCCGACGCCATAGCCATCCACCTCAACTTCCTTCAGGAGATCGTCCAGCCTGAGGGGGACACCAACGCTGCAGGTGGATATGCGGCTATTAGGGAGGTGGCGAGCGAGCTGAAAGTGCCAGTGATAGTGAAGGAGACCGGAGCCGGGATTTCGAGGGAAGTGGCGTTCAGCATGAGAGAAGCTGGAGTGAAGGCCATAGACGTTGGAGGAAAGGGCGGGACAAGCTGGAGCGGGGTTGAGGTGTACAGGATAAACGATGGCGTGAAGAGAGAGGTTGCGAAGAGCTTCTGGGACTGGGGGATCCCAACCGCATTCTCTGTAGTGGACTGCCATGACGTGCTTCCCGTCATAGCCACTGGGGGTATAAGGAGCGGGATAGATGCCGCAAAGGCGATAGCTCTCGGGGCAAAAATTGCCAGCTCCGCGCTTCCATTCCTGAAGCCCGCGATGATGGGGCACGAGGAGGTTGAGAGGAAGATCGAGTTCTTCGTGGAGGGAATGAGGAAGGCCCTCTTCCTGACAGGATGTTCTCACGTTTACGACCTTCACAAAACCCACATTTTCGTCCACGGACTCCTGAAGGAGTGGATCTCGTTCAGGGAGTTTGACCTGTTTGAGTTCGTGAGGAGGAGGTTCCATGATTTCTGACGTCATAAGGGAGAAGGCTGAAATTGTCAACAGGGAGATTGAGAGGATTCTCACCGTAAACGAGCCTGAGGGTCTTTACAGGGCCACGAGGCACTACCTGAAGGCAGGAGGGAAGAGGCTCAGGCCTGTAATAACGCTGATAGCCGCAGAGGCGCTCGGAAGGGACAGCAGGAAAGTCCTGCATGCAGGAATCGCAATAGAGACGATCCACAACTTCACCCTGATACACGACGACATAATGGACGAGGACGAGATGAGGAGGGGAGTTAAGACCGTCCACACCCTCTACGGCATTCCAACGGCAATTCTTGCCGGAGATACGCTCTATGCAGAGGCCTTTGAGATTCTGGCAAAGAGCGATGCGGAGCCAAGCAACGTCGTCAGGGCGGTGAGCAAGCTGGCGAGGGTTTGCGTGGAGATATGCGAGGGGCAGTACATGGACATGAGCTTTGAGGAGAGAAATGATGTGAGCGAGAGCGAGTACATAGAGATGGTCAGGAAGAAGACGGGGGTGCTCATAGGCATATCAGCCTCAATTCCGGCAATACTCTTCGGTGAGAGCAGGGAGGTGGAAGAGGCCCTGTGGAACTACGGCATCTACTCGGGAATAGGCTTTCAGATTCACGATGACCTGCTCGACATAACCGGAAAGGACAAGATCGGGAAGGACTGGGGAAGCGACATTGTTGAGGGGAAGAAGACGCTGATAGTCATCAAGGCGTTCGAGCAGGGGGTCGAGCTCGAGACGTTCGGAAAGGGGAAGGCGAGCAGGGAGGAGCTCGAAAGGGACATAAGGAAGCTCGTGGACTGCGGGGCTGTTGATTACGCGAGGAACAAGGCGAGGGAGTACATAGAGCTCGCTAAGTCTCAGCTTGACGTGCTCGATGACACTCCGGCAAAGTCCCACCTTCTTGAGCTTGCTGACTACCTCATTGAGAGGGATTACTGATGGATGAGGCGATCTGGAAGCATGTGGTTCTCAATGCCAAAAAGTACGGAAAGCCGAACGAGAAGGCGGTGATCGGCAAGGTTCTGGCAGAGAACCCAGAGCTCAGAAAAAACGCCAAGGAGGTGCTCGAGAGGATAAGACAGGTTATCGCCGAGTTCGAAAGCCTGAGCGATGCAGAGAAGGAGGAGCTGTTCAGCAGGTACGCTGAGGAAAAGAAGGAGGTCAGGAGGGACTACCAGCTTCCCCCCCTGCCCAACGCGGAGAATGGAAAGGTTGTGATGAGATTCGCTCCAAACCCCAACGGCCCGCCAACCCTCGGATCTGCGAGAGGCATAATCGTGAACAGCGAGTACGCGAGGATGTATGACGGAAAGTTCATCCTCCGATTTGACGACACTGATCCGAGGACTAAAAGGCCTCTGCTCGAGGCATACGACTGGTACCTTGAGGACTGTGAGTGGCTTGATGCAAGGCCGGATGAGGTGGTTTACGCGTCCAAGAGGATCGGCATGTACTACGATTATGCCGTCAGGCTCATAGAAATGGGCCACGCCTACGTGTGCAGGTGCTCGAGGGAGGAGTTCAAGCAGTACAAGGACTCTGGAGTGGCATGCCCCCACAGAGAGAGGAGTGCGGAGGAGAATCTGGAGGACTGGGAGAGGATGCTGAACGGGGAGTATGCGGAAGGAGAGGCCGTGCTCAGGATAAAGACCGACATGGCCCATAAGGATCCGGCTGTCAGGGACTGGGTGGCGTTCAGAATAATCTTCTCGGATCACCCCCTTGTTGGAGACAAGTACGTGGTTTACCCGACCCTCGACTTTGAGTCGGCCATTGAGGACCACGTCCTTGGAGTTACGCACATCCTCAGGGGCAAGGATCTGGCGGACTCGGAGAGGAGGCAGAGGTACATTTACGAATACTTCGGCTGGGAGTACCCTGTGGTAAGGCACTGGGGGAGGATAAAGATCCACGAGTTCGGAAAGCTCTCCACCAGCGAGATCAGGAAGAAGATAGAGGAGGGCGTTTACTCGGGCTGGGATGATCCGGCACTTCCGACCATCAGGGCGTTCCGCAGGAGGGGTTTTGAGCCCAGAGCAATAAGAAAATTCTTCCTATCGCTCGGAGTTGGGGAAAACGATGTCAGCGTGAGCCTGAAGAACCTTTACGCTGAAAACAGGAAGATTGTCGATGAAATTGCGGAGAGGTACTTTTTCGTCTGGAACCCTGTGAGGATTGAAATCGAGGGTTTGGACTCTTTTGCGGAGGTTGAACTCCCACTGCACCCGTCAAGAGATGCGGGAGTGAGAAAGCTGAAAGGAGAGAGAGCTGTTTACATAACAAGGGACGACTTCGAGAACTTTAA
Coding sequences within it:
- the fni gene encoding type 2 isopentenyl-diphosphate Delta-isomerase: MTTSNRKLDHINICLNEDVESSYTGLEDVMFIHNSLPEVSYDDVSLEVEFLGKKLKAPFLIASMTGGHPDTYEINKNLAIAVENTGIGMGVGSQRAGIEDESVANTFSVVREHAPSAFIYANIGLPQIIEKGVEYAEKAVEMIDADAIAIHLNFLQEIVQPEGDTNAAGGYAAIREVASELKVPVIVKETGAGISREVAFSMREAGVKAIDVGGKGGTSWSGVEVYRINDGVKREVAKSFWDWGIPTAFSVVDCHDVLPVIATGGIRSGIDAAKAIALGAKIASSALPFLKPAMMGHEEVERKIEFFVEGMRKALFLTGCSHVYDLHKTHIFVHGLLKEWISFREFDLFEFVRRRFHDF
- a CDS encoding polyprenyl synthetase family protein, which translates into the protein MISDVIREKAEIVNREIERILTVNEPEGLYRATRHYLKAGGKRLRPVITLIAAEALGRDSRKVLHAGIAIETIHNFTLIHDDIMDEDEMRRGVKTVHTLYGIPTAILAGDTLYAEAFEILAKSDAEPSNVVRAVSKLARVCVEICEGQYMDMSFEERNDVSESEYIEMVRKKTGVLIGISASIPAILFGESREVEEALWNYGIYSGIGFQIHDDLLDITGKDKIGKDWGSDIVEGKKTLIVIKAFEQGVELETFGKGKASREELERDIRKLVDCGAVDYARNKAREYIELAKSQLDVLDDTPAKSHLLELADYLIERDY
- a CDS encoding glutamate--tRNA ligase, whose amino-acid sequence is MDEAIWKHVVLNAKKYGKPNEKAVIGKVLAENPELRKNAKEVLERIRQVIAEFESLSDAEKEELFSRYAEEKKEVRRDYQLPPLPNAENGKVVMRFAPNPNGPPTLGSARGIIVNSEYARMYDGKFILRFDDTDPRTKRPLLEAYDWYLEDCEWLDARPDEVVYASKRIGMYYDYAVRLIEMGHAYVCRCSREEFKQYKDSGVACPHRERSAEENLEDWERMLNGEYAEGEAVLRIKTDMAHKDPAVRDWVAFRIIFSDHPLVGDKYVVYPTLDFESAIEDHVLGVTHILRGKDLADSERRQRYIYEYFGWEYPVVRHWGRIKIHEFGKLSTSEIRKKIEEGVYSGWDDPALPTIRAFRRRGFEPRAIRKFFLSLGVGENDVSVSLKNLYAENRKIVDEIAERYFFVWNPVRIEIEGLDSFAEVELPLHPSRDAGVRKLKGERAVYITRDDFENFKGKEVRLKGFCNIRIGEDGKASYAGDEVETARKGRSIIHWLPESQALKCEVLTPEGKVEGLVEENVRSAVNRVVQFERYAFCRVEEAGEEVRAIYTHP